GCGCAAACGGTGGGCGAGGTCGCTGATCGGGCGGATGATGAAGGCGTTGATCAGACGGCGGACTTCGTTGACCGTGAGCTTGATCAGCCCGGTGCGCCCCGGGTCGTCGTCGGCTTTGCCTGCGGTGTCGGCGGCGCAGATCGCCAGGACGGCGAGGGCGGCCAGAGCGAGGATGGTGAAGCGGTGCCAGGAGTCCCAGCGGCGGACCTGGTGCTGGTCCAGACCGACCTGACTCTTGGCGGCCTGGAAGGCTTCCTCGACGGTCCAGCGGATCCCTGCCACCCGCACGAGCTGCGCGAGGGTGGCCGGCTGTGGTGTCCAACACCGGTAGAAGGCCAACTCTCCGGTGGAAGTGTTGCGCCTGATCAGGAGGCTGTGCCGGCCACCGTCGTCGGGGTCGGCGTCCGTGGTGACCTGATCGAGCCAGGCCCAGTCGTAGTAGCGGGGCCCTTTCGACCCGGCCCCAGCGCTGCGGCGCTGCCACGCCGAGGCGGGTAGTTCGGCGGCGATCCGGTCGGCACGAGCCTTGACCTTGCCACCGTCGAGCGGCACCAGATGGCTGCGGGACACGGCCAAGACGTAGCCCAGCCGTTGTCCGCGCAGCCGGTTGCGGAAGACGCTGCTGTTGCCGTACGCCTCGTCCGCTGCGGCCCACGCCACCGGCACGCCGGCGTCAACGGCTGCGGTGATCATCTCGGCGGCCAACTCGGACTTCGTGGCGAACCCGATCTCGTCCGGGACACCGGCGGCCTGGCAGCGGCCCCGGTCCTCGGTCCACGACACCGGCAGGTAGACCCTGCGGTCGATCAGGGTGTGCCCGTCCCGGCCGGCGTAGCCGAGGAACACCCCGACCTGCGCGTTTTCGATCCTGCCGGCGGTGCCGGTGTACTGGCGTTGCACTCCGACGGTGTGCACGCCTTTCTTCAGATCACCGGTCTCGTCGACGACCAGGACCGCCTCCGGGGCGCCGAACCGGCCGACGATCACCTGGCGCAGGTCGTCACGGACGGCCTCGGCGTCCCACACCGCCCGGAACAGCAGCCGCTGCATCGCATCCGGGCGGGCGTGTCCGGCCTGCTCCGCCAACTGCCAACACGTCTTGACCTCGATATCCGACAGCAGCCCGGTCACGAACGCCGCCGCCGTCCGACGCGGCTCGACCCGCCCGAACCGGCCCGCGAACGAGGCGAGCACCCCGGCCAGAACCCGCTCCCACCCACCAGGGTTTACGCTGTGGCACGCGGCCACCGCCGAATCTGAAGTTATGTCCACAACATACAGACGATCACGCGGTGGCCGCCTCGCGTCCACCCCGCTCTACCAGCGGAATCTCAAACGGCGGCTGCCGTATTAGGGGTTCGAGTCCCTTCGGGCGCGCAAGCAACAAAGGGGCCTGACTCGCGGAAGCGCGGGTCAGGCCCCTTCATTCTGCGGTGCTCGGTGGGTGCTCGTGCGACGAGGATCCTGTCCGTTTGGCGGGTCCGGCTGGGTCCGCCGGCCCGGGCTGGTGTTCGTCCAGATCAACTGCTGGTCGTCGACCGTTGCGTCTGGCTGCCGCTGGAGACGGCGTCGGCGTCACTCTGTGAGATCCGACGAGGATGGCCGGGACTCGCTGGGCAGCGGCCCGGGTCGCGGGCCCCGGCTATTCTGGGCGCAGTCGTGAGGGGGTGCCGGGGCATGGATGACGCAGGCCGCACCGCAGACGCCGAAGACGCCCCGCCCGGTCCCCGCGGCGATCGGCCGCTCGGCCGGCCCGCCCGCCCGGTCACCGCCATGCTTACGGCGGCCCTCCTCCTTCTGGCATCGACGGCCACCTGGTACATCGAACGGCGGTCCGATTCGCTGGAGCAGCAGCGGCGCCAGGACGAGCGGGCCCTGTTCGAACGGGCGTGCAACGACCCGGTTTCCGCCGCAGCCATGGTGATCAACATGCCGACCTTCGCCAGCCGTTGTCCGGTGGGGCTGCGACACCTGCTCTCGATACCGGCTGACGAGGTTCGCCCGGGCCCGGCGTTGGTCGACGCCTACCTGGACCGGCTGTTCGTCCTTCTCGGCGCCCAGGTTCCCGGCGGGGATGTCGGGCCGTACCTCAGCGCGCTGCACCGGGACGACGACCACGCCGCCGCTCTCCGCGCGGCGAATCGGGCGGTCCGGTCCTGCCAGGCGGTGCTGCCGACCGCCACGCCCACGCCCACGCCGGAAGCTTCCGGGCCACCGGTGGGCTTCTGGGACGACCCGCAGCGCATCGAGGTGCGCCCGCAACGTTCGACGGTGCGGGTGAGCGCCACGTCGGGCGGCGGCACGGTGATCGACGTCCGGGTGGTCGAGACGACCCCGTCCTGCCTGACCCGGACACCAGGGGAGGCCCCGGTGCCGCGATACATCGGCACTACCGCCCTGAGCCTGTCCTTCAGCCCCGGCACCGGCCCGAGCGGGCAACGGGCGTGGCTACTCGACCGCATCAACGCTTGCCCGGTGTACCCGGACCCGCTGGCCTCGGCCCCGATCGTGAACGCAGATTCGATGTTTCGGCGCAGATCGATCAGAGTGGGTGTGGCTGACTCCCTCTTTGCCTACGCCGGGAGCGCCTGCCCATCGCCGACCAGCCCGCGGTGAGCCGCCTTCGGCCGCGGACAGCGATCCCGGATACGCCTCAGAAAGTGTTGAGAAGGCGGTCTCGTGGTCGTAGCCTGCGCAACTCCTCCAGCTCCGAGGTGGTCGGCCGGTTGTCACGCTGGCCCCGGTCGGCCTCGTTCTAGCGGATCCAGTTGCGCAACGCCTCGTGATGCACGCCGAGCTGCCGTGCCAACTGCCGGATCACCGGCTTCGGATCCGGGTCCCGGTACAGGCGCACTGCACGTTTCACGCAGCTCATTGGGGTACTTCTTCGGTGCTGCCACGGATGACTTCCCTCAGCGCCAGCAGAGCATGATCGAAAGCCTCCGAGCTACCGGGGGAACCTCGGACCGACTTGCAGTCCCCTACACCTTCACGCCTCTGTTGAGTCAGACCGCGGCCGGCGCCAGACCGGGTCACACACCCCTCTTGGAGCCAACCCACAGGCAGCAGTCACTTCACGAGCGAACCC
The nucleotide sequence above comes from Micromonospora pallida. Encoded proteins:
- a CDS encoding IS701 family transposase translates to MAGVLASFAGRFGRVEPRRTAAAFVTGLLSDIEVKTCWQLAEQAGHARPDAMQRLLFRAVWDAEAVRDDLRQVIVGRFGAPEAVLVVDETGDLKKGVHTVGVQRQYTGTAGRIENAQVGVFLGYAGRDGHTLIDRRVYLPVSWTEDRGRCQAAGVPDEIGFATKSELAAEMITAAVDAGVPVAWAAADEAYGNSSVFRNRLRGQRLGYVLAVSRSHLVPLDGGKVKARADRIAAELPASAWQRRSAGAGSKGPRYYDWAWLDQVTTDADPDDGGRHSLLIRRNTSTGELAFYRCWTPQPATLAQLVRVAGIRWTVEEAFQAAKSQVGLDQHQVRRWDSWHRFTILALAALAVLAICAADTAGKADDDPGRTGLIKLTVNEVRRLINAFIIRPISDLAHRLRWSQFRRRHQARARRSHYTRRLNPGFQP
- a CDS encoding transposase is translated as MKRAVRLYRDPDPKPVIRQLARQLGVHHEALRNWIR